A single Fodinibius saliphilus DNA region contains:
- a CDS encoding acetamidase/formamidase family protein, whose product MESGSVIEVATEKASDKQLNPESTIEDLKNLDFTPIHPFTGPMYVEGAEPGDLLKVKLHKIELGHWGWTAIIPGFGFLADDFKEPYLKTFEFNKESRDVNFSDDISVPLNPFPGVMGVAPATDSMLSTIPPRANGGNMDDPHMTEGTTIYFPVFMEGALFSIGDVHATQGLGEVGGTAIEAPMRIVYEIKLVKNGRSIQEPQYETNDYYVVTGFGTTIDEAAKKATRYMIDYLVEEHNMDRKDAYALCSLAGDLKIAEVVDVPHMLVTIHMPKEVLGIK is encoded by the coding sequence GTGGAATCAGGTTCAGTGATTGAGGTGGCCACAGAGAAAGCCTCTGACAAACAACTTAATCCGGAATCAACAATTGAAGACCTTAAAAATCTCGATTTTACTCCCATTCACCCATTCACCGGACCAATGTATGTGGAGGGAGCTGAACCGGGAGATCTGTTAAAAGTAAAACTGCATAAAATTGAGTTGGGTCACTGGGGATGGACAGCTATTATACCGGGATTCGGTTTTCTCGCTGATGATTTTAAAGAGCCCTATTTGAAAACGTTTGAATTCAATAAAGAGAGTCGTGATGTTAATTTTTCTGATGATATTTCAGTGCCCTTAAATCCTTTTCCGGGCGTGATGGGGGTGGCACCAGCAACAGATTCTATGCTCTCCACCATCCCACCGAGAGCCAATGGAGGTAATATGGATGATCCACATATGACAGAGGGAACTACGATTTATTTCCCTGTATTTATGGAAGGAGCTCTTTTTTCAATAGGGGATGTCCATGCCACCCAAGGGCTAGGAGAGGTCGGTGGAACAGCAATTGAGGCTCCCATGCGGATAGTCTATGAAATAAAGTTAGTTAAAAATGGTCGATCCATTCAGGAACCACAATATGAAACCAATGATTATTACGTGGTTACAGGTTTTGGGACTACTATTGATGAGGCCGCAAAAAAAGCAACTCGTTACATGATTGATTATCTGGTTGAGGAACACAATATGGACCGGAAAGATGCTTATGCACTGTGTTCGCTGGCGGGGGACCTGAAAATTGCCGAGGTAGTCGATGTTCCTCACATGTTGGTGACCATACATATGCCGAAAGAGGTTCTGGGAATTAAATGA
- the hisIE gene encoding bifunctional phosphoribosyl-AMP cyclohydrolase/phosphoribosyl-ATP diphosphatase HisIE, whose amino-acid sequence MKTENLDFEKGNGLIPAIIQDAKNFQVLMLGYMNKEALETTLEKERVTFYSRSKERLWTKGETSGNFLDLVDIQKDCDNDTLLILANPHGPTCHTGEQSCFYEKDFKPNQDLSFIGNLEQLIQGRKKEMPENSYTTHLFTEGLDKITQKVGEEAVETVIASKNSNESAFVGEVADLIYHLLVLLTEKGIPLKKIIGRLKERHQ is encoded by the coding sequence ATGAAAACTGAAAATTTAGATTTTGAAAAAGGAAACGGCCTGATCCCGGCAATTATCCAAGATGCCAAAAACTTTCAAGTATTGATGTTGGGCTATATGAATAAAGAAGCCCTTGAAACTACTCTCGAAAAAGAACGCGTGACCTTTTATAGCCGAAGTAAAGAACGTTTGTGGACCAAGGGTGAAACTTCCGGCAACTTTCTTGATCTGGTAGATATTCAAAAAGATTGCGACAATGACACCTTGCTAATCTTAGCCAACCCTCACGGGCCTACTTGTCATACCGGAGAACAATCCTGTTTTTATGAAAAAGATTTTAAACCTAATCAGGATCTCTCATTTATTGGCAATCTGGAACAATTGATCCAGGGACGTAAAAAAGAGATGCCCGAGAACTCCTACACTACCCACCTATTCACTGAAGGGCTGGATAAAATCACCCAAAAGGTTGGTGAAGAAGCCGTTGAAACTGTTATTGCATCTAAAAACAGTAACGAAAGTGCATTCGTAGGAGAAGTAGCGGATCTTATTTATCACCTACTGGTATTGCTGACTGAAAAAGGTATCCCGCTGAAAAAAATTATTGGTCGCCTTAAAGAACGTCATCAATAA
- the hisF gene encoding imidazole glycerol phosphate synthase subunit HisF, which produces MLAKRIIPCLDIKDGRTVKGVNFEGLRDAGDPVELAKRYSDEGADELVFLDITATKEKRKTLVELVKKIALNIDIPFTVGGGISSVEEIGDLLHAGADKISLNSAIVRNPELINKASQKFGSQCIVAAVDAKRTGDQWNVFISGGSIDTEKDALQWIKEVEKRGAGEILLTSMDKDGTKSGYDLELLKKVNSFLSIPVIASGGAGTKNHCVEAVKKGGADAVLAASIFHFQEIEIDELKIYMENDGITVRHTVDSN; this is translated from the coding sequence ATGCTCGCAAAACGAATCATACCCTGCCTTGATATTAAAGATGGCCGAACGGTAAAAGGTGTTAACTTTGAAGGGTTGCGTGATGCCGGTGATCCGGTAGAACTTGCTAAACGCTATTCTGATGAAGGAGCTGATGAGCTCGTTTTCCTTGATATTACAGCCACCAAAGAAAAGCGAAAAACGCTGGTAGAGCTCGTGAAAAAAATAGCTTTAAACATTGACATACCATTTACTGTAGGTGGTGGTATTAGCAGTGTCGAAGAAATCGGAGATTTACTACATGCTGGTGCAGATAAAATATCGTTAAACAGTGCTATTGTTCGGAATCCTGAACTTATAAATAAAGCTTCCCAAAAATTTGGGTCTCAGTGTATTGTTGCTGCTGTTGATGCCAAACGAACCGGTGACCAATGGAATGTCTTTATTTCCGGTGGCTCAATCGATACTGAAAAAGATGCCCTGCAATGGATTAAGGAAGTAGAAAAACGCGGGGCTGGCGAAATTCTCCTTACCAGTATGGATAAGGATGGTACTAAGTCAGGCTATGATTTGGAGTTGCTGAAAAAAGTAAATTCCTTTTTGTCAATTCCGGTAATAGCCAGTGGAGGGGCCGGTACTAAAAACCATTGTGTTGAGGCCGTCAAGAAAGGAGGAGCCGATGCCGTTTTAGCAGCAAGTATATTTCACTTCCAGGAGATCGAAATTGATGAATTAAAGATTTATATGGAAAACGATGGCATTACAGTTCGGCATACTGTAGATAGTAATTAA
- a CDS encoding phosphoheptose isomerase, whose amino-acid sequence MVEAEQKLFKEVEQNIQEQDFSIIDGDQERPWGGFFVIDEGEASAFAERYFNNIADELKNSGKLSPKILVVQPNKRLSWQYHHRRAEIWKVIEGPVGVMKSDSDEQSVVQEYDEGDVIRIKKGERHRLVGLQNWAVLAEIWQHTDPENPSDEDDIVRVQDDFGR is encoded by the coding sequence ATAGTGGAAGCAGAACAGAAACTGTTCAAAGAGGTTGAACAAAATATTCAAGAGCAGGATTTTAGTATTATTGATGGAGATCAAGAACGACCGTGGGGTGGCTTTTTCGTTATTGATGAAGGTGAAGCATCGGCATTTGCTGAGCGTTATTTCAATAATATTGCTGACGAATTAAAAAATTCGGGCAAGCTAAGTCCCAAGATTTTAGTTGTTCAACCGAATAAACGATTGTCTTGGCAATATCATCATCGCCGTGCCGAGATATGGAAGGTGATAGAGGGGCCGGTAGGCGTTATGAAGAGTGATAGTGATGAGCAAAGTGTGGTTCAAGAATATGACGAAGGAGATGTTATCAGAATTAAAAAGGGGGAGCGCCACCGATTAGTGGGGCTGCAAAATTGGGCTGTCTTAGCAGAGATATGGCAACATACGGATCCTGAAAACCCTTCGGACGAAGACGACATTGTTCGTGTGCAAGATGATTTTGGTCGTTAG
- the hisA gene encoding 1-(5-phosphoribosyl)-5-[(5-phosphoribosylamino)methylideneamino]imidazole-4-carboxamide isomerase — MKVIPAIDLLDGQVVRLHKGNYEEVTIYNDNPLDEARKFKAAGFEHIHIVDLNGAKEGKFINLEHIKIITQELGISVQTGGGIRSYDDASMLLEKGVSNIICSSMAVKNKESWLSVLDSYGGRAILGMDLKDGKVAYSGWLETLDQTLVEFLQPMIDRGLQTVLSTDISKDGTLEGPNLELYKNLKSQFPNLNFIASGGVSDSSDLEALEQQELYGVVVGRAYYENKLTLDDMLKYHTP, encoded by the coding sequence ATGAAAGTTATTCCCGCCATTGATTTATTAGATGGACAAGTTGTACGCTTGCACAAAGGTAACTATGAAGAAGTGACGATATACAACGATAATCCTTTAGATGAAGCTCGAAAGTTCAAAGCTGCAGGCTTTGAACATATTCACATTGTTGATTTAAATGGTGCCAAAGAAGGAAAATTTATAAATCTGGAGCACATTAAAATAATCACTCAAGAGCTGGGAATTTCTGTTCAAACAGGCGGCGGTATACGAAGCTATGATGATGCTTCTATGCTTCTTGAAAAAGGAGTTTCAAACATTATCTGTAGTTCAATGGCTGTTAAGAACAAAGAAAGTTGGCTTTCAGTACTTGATAGTTATGGAGGTCGAGCCATTCTTGGAATGGATTTAAAAGATGGTAAAGTAGCATATAGCGGGTGGTTAGAAACACTGGATCAAACATTAGTAGAATTTCTACAACCAATGATTGACCGTGGCTTACAAACGGTACTCAGTACGGATATTTCAAAAGACGGAACACTGGAAGGGCCAAATCTGGAATTGTATAAAAATCTTAAATCTCAATTTCCGAATTTAAACTTTATCGCCTCTGGAGGAGTCTCTGATTCTTCAGACCTTGAAGCTTTAGAACAACAAGAACTTTATGGTGTTGTAGTAGGCCGGGCATATTATGAAAATAAACTAACACTGGATGACATGCTGAAATACCATACTCCCTAA
- a CDS encoding ABC transporter ATP-binding protein, protein MPVIETNGLTKVYNKDQVPVHALNGVDLKIEIGEFTAIVGPSGSGKTTLLNIIGGLDSPTEGKAIVKGTDLGALSDSELINFRLQHIGFVFQAYNLIPVLTAIENVAFVMQMQGRPQKECNEKSRALLEEVGLADKINKRPSELSGGQQQRVAVARALSSTPDFVLADEPTANLDSVSTADLLDMMAELNKKENMTFVFSTHDQRVIDRARRVITLVDGKIAKDEVHKKHPAE, encoded by the coding sequence ATGCCTGTCATAGAAACCAACGGTTTAACCAAAGTTTATAACAAAGACCAAGTTCCGGTTCACGCCCTCAACGGCGTAGATTTAAAAATTGAAATAGGGGAATTTACTGCTATTGTAGGTCCATCGGGATCAGGAAAAACCACACTTTTAAATATCATCGGTGGACTTGACAGCCCTACTGAAGGCAAAGCGATCGTAAAAGGCACTGATCTGGGTGCACTCTCCGACAGTGAACTCATTAATTTCAGGTTGCAACATATCGGCTTCGTTTTCCAGGCATATAACCTTATTCCCGTACTCACTGCTATCGAAAATGTAGCTTTTGTTATGCAGATGCAGGGACGTCCCCAGAAAGAGTGCAACGAAAAAAGCAGGGCATTACTCGAAGAAGTGGGCCTAGCCGATAAAATCAATAAACGTCCTTCTGAACTTTCGGGCGGTCAACAGCAGCGTGTTGCCGTTGCACGTGCCCTCTCCTCTACCCCCGACTTTGTTCTCGCTGATGAACCCACGGCAAACTTAGATTCGGTATCTACTGCGGACTTGCTGGATATGATGGCAGAACTAAACAAAAAAGAAAATATGACCTTTGTATTTTCTACTCACGACCAACGGGTTATAGATCGTGCTCGACGCGTTATTACTCTTGTAGATGGCAAAATTGCTAAAGATGAGGTACACAAAAAGCATCCTGCTGAATAA
- a CDS encoding ABC transporter permease, which translates to MFRKIIALGWKNIWRNPTRSGVVIIAVMLGIWAGIFISAFFNSMAQGYLQNQLDLTIGHIQITNPDFEDQYNPKYSIEKAKHLLNNLEEQEYILQTEYESQSTGLAQSAANSYGVTIHGIDTTHSGTPPVIQYIKEGDFLQSIDRNPILIGKALAERLKLNLRSKLVLSFQDVDGNITAGAFRVAGIFDSFNANYDKGNVFVLRSDLNRLLGNNDLIHKLTLKLDDFTKAPRRAEKLANSYPNLKIASWGTIAPELEYVFSMTDVSMYVIMVIIIIALVFSIINTMLMAVMERTHELGMLMAVGMNKRRLFGMVLSETFFLTMVGTPLGLLFSWITISILGTIGIDLSAFAEGLNAYGMDTVIYPDLDAVYYLNITLLIGIAAILSALYPAWKTLKLKPVEAIRKI; encoded by the coding sequence ATGTTTCGAAAAATTATCGCACTCGGATGGAAGAATATTTGGCGAAATCCTACACGCAGTGGCGTCGTTATCATTGCTGTAATGCTGGGAATTTGGGCCGGTATTTTTATCTCCGCCTTTTTTAACAGTATGGCGCAGGGGTACCTTCAGAACCAACTGGATCTCACAATAGGTCATATCCAGATAACAAATCCAGATTTTGAGGATCAATATAATCCCAAATACAGTATTGAGAAGGCAAAACACCTGTTGAATAACTTAGAGGAACAAGAGTATATCCTACAAACCGAGTATGAGAGTCAATCAACGGGATTAGCACAAAGTGCTGCCAATAGCTATGGCGTTACCATACATGGTATTGATACCACACACTCTGGCACCCCGCCTGTTATACAATACATCAAAGAAGGCGACTTTTTGCAAAGCATAGACCGCAATCCCATCCTTATTGGCAAAGCATTGGCCGAACGGCTCAAGTTGAATCTGCGATCAAAACTGGTGCTCAGCTTTCAGGATGTAGATGGAAATATAACAGCAGGTGCTTTTCGCGTGGCCGGCATCTTTGATTCCTTTAATGCCAATTATGATAAAGGCAATGTATTTGTATTACGAAGCGACTTAAACCGTTTATTGGGCAATAATGATCTCATTCATAAGCTAACGCTTAAACTGGATGATTTTACAAAAGCTCCTCGGCGAGCCGAAAAACTGGCAAACTCTTATCCCAATCTTAAAATAGCCAGTTGGGGCACCATTGCCCCAGAACTCGAATATGTCTTTAGCATGACAGATGTTTCCATGTACGTTATTATGGTCATTATTATTATTGCATTGGTATTCAGCATCATCAATACCATGTTGATGGCCGTAATGGAACGTACGCACGAACTCGGTATGCTTATGGCTGTAGGAATGAACAAACGCCGGCTATTCGGGATGGTGCTCTCAGAAACCTTTTTCCTGACGATGGTCGGAACCCCGCTGGGCCTACTGTTTAGCTGGATTACTATTTCAATATTGGGAACTATCGGTATCGATCTCAGTGCCTTTGCAGAAGGCCTTAACGCTTATGGAATGGATACGGTTATCTATCCGGATTTAGATGCTGTTTATTATCTAAATATCACCCTGCTTATTGGAATCGCAGCCATCTTGTCGGCCCTATACCCGGCATGGAAAACCCTAAAGTTAAAACCCGTAGAAGCGATAAGAAAAATTTAA